From a region of the Halomonas sp. HL-93 genome:
- a CDS encoding DUF4123 domain-containing protein: MSGWLTRIDERSESLERLSESSQPWWFVLDQRRASQACATWLNQRGRKELMTLFAGTELDPLITASPWLVEVEPGTPAAQEAQAFCQQRLGWIATAKPDATLKSIAEHLSSLFVLPDAHGGQTLVNLQQSNAWTAILASADAATFQHLMTPFTALYTPTPQGTWRRWVAPADEFEAPPQIRLDRSMEEALKESQQAWWLSSATATFMAEIPDGWFIRLDMLIKAGITRTEHFQRLLPLIQRSEALPERAQAILAMDTPARKKTKELESLI, translated from the coding sequence ATGTCTGGCTGGTTAACGCGAATTGATGAGCGAAGTGAGTCTCTAGAGCGCCTCTCAGAAAGTAGTCAACCGTGGTGGTTCGTGCTCGATCAGCGTCGTGCATCGCAAGCTTGTGCGACTTGGTTGAATCAACGCGGCCGCAAAGAATTAATGACACTTTTCGCTGGCACTGAGCTGGATCCGTTGATTACCGCTAGTCCGTGGTTAGTGGAAGTTGAGCCAGGTACTCCAGCGGCCCAAGAGGCACAAGCATTTTGCCAACAACGATTAGGATGGATTGCCACCGCCAAACCGGACGCGACCCTGAAAAGCATCGCTGAACACCTAAGTTCGCTATTTGTGCTGCCCGACGCTCATGGCGGCCAGACCCTGGTGAATCTGCAGCAGTCCAATGCCTGGACAGCGATTCTCGCAAGCGCTGACGCCGCCACATTCCAGCATCTGATGACACCCTTTACCGCACTTTACACGCCAACTCCACAAGGCACTTGGCGGCGATGGGTGGCACCGGCTGACGAATTTGAAGCGCCCCCTCAAATACGCCTCGACCGATCGATGGAAGAAGCTCTAAAGGAGAGTCAGCAAGCATGGTGGCTGAGCAGTGCTACGGCAACCTTCATGGCTGAGATACCCGATGGTTGGTTTATACGACTAGACATGTTGATAAAGGCAGGCATTACCCGTACCGAGCACTTTCAACGACTGCTGCCTTTAATCCAACGGTCAGAGGCCCTACCTGAACGGGCACAAGCCATCTTGGCAATGGATACCCCGGCCCGTAAGAAAACAAAAGAGTTAGAGAGCTTAATATGA